The Streptomyces collinus DNA segment GAACGACGGCAACAACGCGCGCGCCGAGCTGTACACGCGGCTCATCGACACCTACGGCGTCCAGCTGGTGATCTCCGCGGGCAACTCCGGCCCCGGTGCCAACACCATCGGCGACCCGGCCCTGGCCGAGAAGGTCATCTCGGTCGGCGCGTCCGTCTCCAAGGAGACCTGGGCCGCCAACTACGGCTCGGTCGTGGAGAAGAAGTACGCGATGATGCCGTTCTCCTCGCGCGGCCCGCGTGAGGACGGCGGCTTCACGCCGACCCTGGTCGCCCCGGGCGCGGCGATCAACACCATCCAGACCTGGATGCCGGGCCAGCCGGTCGCCGAGGCGGGCTACGCCCTGCCGGCCGGCTACGGCATGCTCCAGGGCACCTCGATGGCCTCCCCGCAGGCCGCCGGTGCCTCGGCGCTGCTGATCTCGGCCGCCAAGCAGAAGAAGATCGACCTCACGCCGGCGACCCTGCGCACGGCCCTCACCTCCACCGCCGACCACATCAAGGGTGTGCAGGCGTACGAGGAGGGCGCGGGCCTGATGAACATCCCCGACGCCTGGGACGCCATCCGCGACGACGCCACCTCGCACTCCTACACGGTCAAGGCGCCGGTCGACACCGCGATCGACCAGTTCCTGAAGACCCCGGGCTTCGGCACCGGCCTCTACGACCGTGAGGGCGGCCTGAAGGCCGGCCAGAAGAAGACGTACGAGATCACCCTGACCCGTACGTCCGGCGCCGACAAGGCGATCCGGCACGAGCTGCACTTCGAGAACAACGCGGGCGGCACGTTCCGCATCGTGGGCTCCGACGAGGTGAAGCTGCCGCTGAACCAGCCGGTGACCGTCAAGGTCCAGGCCGCGCCGAAGTCCGCGGGCATCAAGAGCGCGATCCTGGAGGTCGACGACCCGAAGACCGAGGGCATCGACCGCCAGGTCCTCAGCACGGCCGTGGTCTCCACGCCGCTGAAGTTCACGACCTCCGCGAAGAACTCGGTGCAGCGCAACAGCTCGCACCACTACTTCGTCACCGTCCCGGAGGGCGCGAAGACCCTTGAGGTCGCGATGAGCGGGCTGAAGGACAAGAGCCAGACCCGGTTCATCTCCATCCACCCGTACGGCGTCCCGTCCGACCCGACGTCGACGATCAACTGCTACCCGAACTACACCAACCCGGCCAACACCTGCCGCCCCGACGTGCGTTCGTACGCCAACCCGCTGCCGGGCGTGTGGGAGATCGAGGTCGAGTCGCGCCGTACGTCGCCGCTGCTCGACAACCCGTACAAGCTGGACGTCGCCGTCCTCGGCGCGGCCTTCGACCCGGAGACCGTGACCGTGCCCGAGGCGAAGGTCGGCACCCCGGCCGCCGCCTCCTGGAAGGTGACGAACGGCTTCGCCGCGCTCGACGGCAAGCTGGTGGGCGGCCCGCTGGGCTCGGCCAAGGCGACCCGCCCCTCGATCAAGCAGGGCGAGACGCAGACCACGACGGTCGAGGTGCCCGCGGGCGCGAAGTCCCTGGACGTCGCCATCGGCGGTGTCTCGGACACGGCCGCGGACCTGGACCTCGCCGTGTACGACGCGTCGGGCACGCAGGTCGGCAGCTCCGCCGACGGCGACTCGGAGGAGTCGGTCTCCATCCCCTCCCCGGCCGCCGGGAAGTACTCGATCGAGGTCGTCGGCTACTCGGTGCCGGCCGGCACCACGGAGTACGACTACCAGGACGTGTTCTTCTCCCCCTCCCTCGGCAGCGTCAGCGTCGACGGGTCGGCGCCGGTGAAGCTCGGCACGGGCGACTCCGCGACGGTCTCGGGCAGCGTCACCGCCGCGGCGGCCGCTCCCGAGGGGCGTGAGTTCTTCGGTCAGGTCCAGCTGGTCAACGCGCGCGGCACGGTCGCGGGCCTGGGCAGCGTGAAGATCGAGAAGGTTCTGCCTTAGCGGTATCGCGGCACTGGGGGGGGCGGGCGTCCGATGGGGCGCCCGCCCCTTGCCGTTCCGGAGGGCACGTTCCCGAGGGCACGTTCCTACGGGCACTTTCCTACGGGCACGGGAGCGTGCGCGAGGCGGGCAGCGCGGCGGTGATCCACGCCCGTTCGCGGGCGATCTCCTTCTCCCCGGTCGCCCACGTGTCCGGGTGGGCCTGCTCGCCGGAGATGCCGACGAGCATGTGTTCACCGGCTCGGAGCGAGGGCACGGCGCCGGTCTCCAGGGGGAAGGTGATCCGCGCCCGGCCCTTGTCGGGCTTGTAGTAGCGCGTCACGTCCAGGGTGATCCGGTCCTGGCCGGTACCGGGAACGGTCTCGACCTCGGTGACGATGCCCTCGACGACGATCCGGGCGCAGGCGAGATACCCGGCGTTGGTGAGCTTGGCGTCCTGGTCGGCGTGCTCCCGGCCGGCGGAACCGTCGGCGGCGGACGACGCGCCCTGGTCACTCCCGGCGTCCATGCCGCCGCTCTGGACGACGAGCCAGCCCATACCGATCACGAGACCGGCACCGACGGCCGCGACGAGGCCCTTCAGGGCCAGGTCCCAGGGCTTGCGCCGGCCGCGGCGCGCGGACAGCGACGTCACGGAGGCGCCGCCTCCTGCCCCCGGTCCGGGCTCGGGGCCCTGCGCAGGGACGTGGTCCGGGTCCTGCTCAGGGACGTGCCCGGGAACCGGTTCGGGCCCGGCCAGTGCCTGTCCGATGAGGCCCAGCTGCTCGCGCAGCAGCGCCACGTCGGCGGTCGCGGACCGGTACTCCGTCATGAAGGCGTCGTCCGCCAGGGCATCGTCCGGTGGCGCCTCGCCGGTGAGCACCGCCATCAGCGCGACCTCGTCGTACCCGTCCTTGCCATGCTCGGCGGTCACGTCACACCACCTCGTCCTCGTGCAGGCGGGCGCGCAGGGCCCGTACCGCCGTGTGCAGCCGGCTCTTGACCGTGCCCTCCGGGACGCCGAGCTGATCGGCGATGGACCGGACGGGCAGGTCGGCGTAGAAGCGCAGGACGACGACCTGCCGCTGGGCGTCGGGCAGCTCGTCCAGGCCCTGGGCGACGGCGACGGACAGCACGCTGCTGTCCTCGCCGGAGGGGTGCTCCGCCGGCTGGCGCAGGGCGGCCAGCCGCTCCCCGAGCCGTTCCTGGCGGCGCTTGGCCCGGTGCCAGTCCATGGCCAGGTTGGAGGCGACGACCGCCGCCCATGCCGAGACGTCCCGCGGCGCCTCCCGGCCGCTCGCGGCCCGCTCCAGCAGCCGCAGGCGGACCTGCTGCACCCCGTCCGGCAGGTCCGCCTGCGGCACCCCGCCGAGCGCGAGCACCGCCCGCACCCGGCGCTCCTGCGCCGCGTCCAGCGGATCGGCCGCGGCCGCCTGACCGGCGTTGCTCAGCCGACCGGCCTCGCTCGACGTTTCGTCCCCGCCCAGCGGACCGGCCGCGTCCCGTGGATCGTCGCCGGTCGCGGTGTGCGCCTCCCGGGCGCGCCGGGCCCTCCCGCGCAGCAGCACAAGCCACCCCCCTCGCCGTGTTTCTCCTACGACGCCGGTACGGCCCGGAACGTTCGGCCGTTTTCCCGGCGAGTGCCGCCCGGGCGACAGAGGCATACGTCACACTTCCGTGTGGCCGAGACCGACAGGGGCAGGCGAGCTTGCGGCGCACGACCCCTGCCGGACGAATTCCTCCAGCTCAGCGGGGTCGACACCGCAGGTCCGCAACCATGGAGTGGGACACGCCGTCCCACTCTCCGGGCAGACCGGGGAAAGAAGTGGACAGGCGGGCCGTGGTCGGCCGCATGATGGAAAAGCCTCGGCCAAGCAACGAGCACGTGAAGAGACGCAGGAGAGGGAGTCACCGTGAGGGTCGGAATCGTCGGAGCCACCGGACAGGTGGGCACGGTCATGCGCAGGATCCTCACGGAGCGGAACTTCCCGGTCACGGAGCTGCGCCTGTTCGCCTCGGCCCGTTCCGCGGGCACGGAGCTGGACGGCGTCACGGTGGAGGACGCGGCGACCGCCGACTACACCGGCCTGGACATCGTGCTGTTCTCCGCGGGCGGCGCGACCTCCAAGGCGCTGGCCGAGAAGGTCGCCTCCCAGGGCGCGGTCGTGATCGACAACTCCTCCGCGTGGCGCAAGCACCCGGAGGTCCCCCTGGTCGTCTCCGAGGTCAACCCGCACGCGATCAAGGACCGCCCCAAGGGCATCATCGCCAACCCGAACTGCACGACGATGGCCGCGATGCCGGTGCTGCGTCCGCTGCACGACGAGGCGGGCCTGGAAGCCCTGGTCGTCGCCACGTACCAGGCGGTCTCCGGTTCCGGCCTCGCGGGCGTCGCCGAGCTGCACGGCCAGGCGCAGAAGGTCGTCGCCGACGCCGAGAAGCTCACCCACGACGGTGAGGCGGTGGACTTCCCGGAGCCGGGCGTCTACAAGCGCCCCATCGCCTTCAACGTGCTGCCGCTCGCGGGCAGCATCGTCGACGACGGCCTGAACGAGACCGACGAGGAGCAGAAGCTCCGCAACGAGTCCCGCAAGATCCTGGAGATCCCCGGGCTGAAGGTCTCCGGCACCTGCGTGCGCGTCCCGGTCTTCTCCGGCCACTCCCTCCAGATCAACGCCCGCTTCGCCCGCCCGATCTCGGCGGAGCGCGCGACGGAGCTGCTGAAGGACGCCCCCGGCGTCGAGCTCTCCGACATCCCGACCCCCCTCCAGGCCGCCGGCAAGGACCCGTCCTACGTCGGCCGCATCCGCAGTGACGAGACGGTGGACAACGGCCTGGCCCTCTTCGTCTCCAACGACAACCTCCGCAAGGGCGCGGCGCTGAACGCCGTACAGATCGCGGAGCTGGTGGCGGCGGAGCTGAAGGGCTAGCCCCTGCCCGCCCCGTAGTCCCGGCGTACCTCGTAGAGGAAGCAGCCGTACTCGACGGCCCGGACGTGGACCAGTGCCACGGCCGGGTCGTCGAACGCTTCCGTGAGGGCCTGCTCGAAGCCGTCCGGTTCCCCGACCAGCCGCCCGCCCAGGATGTGGCCCTGCGCGGAGTAGCGGCGGACCGTGCGGTGGGCGCCGGTGAAGGGGAGGGACGCTCCGGCCGGGCCGTCGCACGGCTGCGCGTGGATGAAGACGGGGCCCACCTCGTCGTAGGCGCCCGGTGCCGCAGCCGTCTCGGCGGCCCAGCGGCGCAGGGGAGCGTAGGAGACCAGGGCGATCCGTTCGCCGGGCTCGCTGCGGCGCAGGCAGCAGCGGAGCGGGGCCCCGCCCTCGGTGTCGGTGAACGGGGTCGTGGGGCGGCCCGCGTCGTCCGTCGTGCGCAGTTCCTCCAGGGCGCGCGGAGCGATGGGGCGTGCGGTGTGCGTGGTCGCAGTCGTGGTCGTGGCAGCAGTCGTGGGCGTGGTCGTCATGCTCATCAGGCTCGTTCGCGCACCGCCGTGGCACCGGCGGGATCCGGACGTCGCGTTCCCGCGCTGAGCAAGGCCGGCAGCGCCGGCCGGGACGCGCGCGCTCGCCCCGCCCCTCGCCTGCCGAGGGGTATCCCTAGGAGACGCCCGGGTCGTCGCCTCACGCCGATCCTCCGTGGAAAGATGGCGCAACCCACCCATAACGAGGAGATGACCGCGTGCCTGGCACAAACCTGACCCGCGAAGAGGCGCAGCAGCGGGCGCAGCTGCTCGCCGTTGAGTCGTACGGGATCGAGCTCGATCTCTCCGGCGCGCAGGAGGGCGGCACCTACCGGTCCGTGACCACGGTGCGCTTCGACGTGACGGCCGAGAACGGCGCGGAGTCGTTCATCGACCTGGTGGCGCCGGCCGTGCACGAGGTGACCCTGAACGGGGACTCCCTCGACCCGGCCGAGGTCTTCGCGGACTCGCGGATCGCCCTGCCCGGTCTGCTCCAGGGCCGCAACATCCTCCGGGTCGTCGCCGACTGCGCGTACACCAACACGGGTGAGGGCCTGCACCGGTTCGTCGACCCGGTCGACGACCAGGCATACCTCTACACCCAGTTCGAGGTGCCGGACGCCCGCCGGGTGTTCGCGAGCTTCGAGCAGCCGGACCTCAAGGCGACCTTCCAGTTCACCGTGAAGGCGCCCGAGGGCTGGACGGTCATCTCCAACTCGCCGACGCCCGAACCGCAGGACAACGTCTGGGAGTTCGAGCCGACACCGCGCATCTCGTCGTACATCACGGCGCTGATCGTCGGCCCGTACCACTCGGTGCACAGCGTGTACGAGAAGGACGGCCAGTCCGTCCCGCTCGGTATCTACTGCCGTCCCTCGCTCGCCGAGTACCTCGACTCGGACGCGATCTTCGAGGTGACCCGGCAGGGCTTCGAGTGGTTCCAGGAGAAGTTCGACTACGCGTACCCGTTCGAGAAGTACGACCAGCTGTTCGTGCCGGAGTTCAACGCGGGCGCGATGGAGAACGCGGGCGCGGTGACCATCCGCGACCAGTACGTGTTCCGCTCGAAGGTGACGGACGCGGCGTACGAGACGCGCGCGGAGACCATCCTGCACGAGCTGGCCCACATGTGGTTCGGCGACCTCGTGACGATGGAGTGGTGGAACGACCTGTGGCTGAACGAGTCGTTCGCCACGTACACCTCGATCGCCTGCCAGGCGGCGCACCCCGAGTCGCGCTGGCCGCACTCCTGGACCACGTTCGCCAACTCCATGAAGACGTGGGCGTACCGGCAGGACCAGCTGCCGTCGACGCACCCGATCATGGCCGAGATCAACGACCTGGACGACGTGCTCGTCAACTTCGACGGCATCACGTACGCGAAGGGGGCTTCCGTTCTGAAGCAGCTCGTCGCATACGTCGGCGAGGACGAGTTCTTCCGCGGCGTGCAGGCGTACTTCAAGGCGCACGCGTACGGCAACACCCGCCTGTCCGATCTACTGGGCGCCCTGGAGACGACGTCCGGCCGTGATCTGAAGGCCTGGTCGAAGGCGTGGCTGGAGACGGCGGGCATCAACGTCCTGCGTCCCGAGATCGAGACGGACTCGAACGGCGTCATCACCTCCTTCTCGATCCGCCAGGAGGCCCCGGCCCTGCCCGCCGGCGCCAAGGGCGAGCCGACGCTGCGCCCGCACCGGATCGCCGTCGGCCTGTACGAGCTGGACGACGACAGCGGCAAGCTGGTCCGCGACGAGCGCATTGAGCTGGACGTGGACGGCGAGCTGACCGCCGTACCGCAGCTGGTGGGCCGGCGCCGCCCGGCCGTGATCCTGCTCAACGACGACGACCTGTCGTACGCGAAGGTCCGCCTGGACGAGCAGTCCCTGGCCTTCGTCACGGAGCACCTGGGCGACTTCGAGTCGTCCCTGCCGCGCGCCCTGTGCTGGGCGTCGGCCTGGGACATGACGCGTGACGCCCAGCTCGCGGCCCGCGACTACCTGTCCCTGGTGCTGTCCGGCATCGGCAAGGAGTCGGACATCGGCGTGGTGCAGTCGCTCCAGCGCCAGGTGAAGCTGGCGATCGACCTGTACGCCGACCCGGCCGCCCGCGAGGCGCTGCTGGCCCGCTGGACCGACGCGACGCTGGCCCACCTGCGGGCGGCGGCGCCGGGCAGCGACCACCAGCTGGCGTGGGCGCGCGCGTTCGCGGCGACGGCCCGCACCCCCGAGCAGCTGGATGTGCTCGACGCGCTGCTGGACGGCTCGCAGACCGTGGAGGGCCTGGTCGTCGACACGGAACTGCGGTGGGCGTTCGTGCAGCGGCTCGCCGCGGTCGGCCGGTTCGACGAGGCGGAGATCGCGGGCGAGTACGAGCGCGACCGCACGGCCGCCGGTGAGCGTCACGCGGCCACGGCCCGGGCGGCCCGTCCGACCGAGGAGGCCAAGGCGGAGGCGTGGGCGTCGGTCGTCGACTCCGACAAGCTGCCGAACGCCGTGCAGGAGGCGGTCATCGGGGGCTTCGTCCAGACCGACCAGCGTGAGGTGCTCGCCCCGTACGCGGACCGGTACTTCGAGGTGGTCAAGGACATCTGGCAGTCCCGCTCCCACGAGATGGCCCAGCAGATCGCCGTCGGCCTCTACCCGACGGTCCAGGTCTCCCAGGAGACCCTGGACAAGACGGACGCCTGGCTGGCCTCGGCCGAGCCGAGCGCGGCCCTGCGCCGGCTGGTCTCGGAGTCCCGCGCGGGCGTCGAGCGCGCCCTGCGGGCCCAGCGGGCGGACGCGGCGGCCGGGGAGTAACGGGCCACGCACCAGCGGCTGGGGGCGCCCGGCTCGTGCCGGGCGCCCCTTCGTCTGCCCTCCGGCCCGCCCGGGACCGGTCCCGACCGGCCCTACCCGCCCCGGCCCACCCCCGTTGCGGACAGGCCGATCCGGCTCCACCCGCCCCGGCCTACCGCCGGGCGGACGAGCCGATCGGGACCGCCGTGGCATTCCTCCCTGCCGGGCCGGGGGTTCGCGGCGGCCGCGTGACGAACTGCCCCGCCACCGTCGCCCCGAACGCCAGCCCCATGCCGACCAGTTGCACCGGCGTCAGCGCCTGCCCGAGCGCCGCCCAGCCGACGACGGCCGCGGTCAGCGGGGAGAGCGGGCCGAGGAAGGTGACCTGGGTGGCGGTCATGCGGCCGATGCCGCGGAACCACAGCCAGTACGCGAGGGCCGTGTTCGCGACGGCGAGGTAGAGGTAGCCGCCGACCGCCGGGCCGTCGAGCGCCGGGGGCGCCCCTTCCACCAGGAAGGCGAGCGGCGCGATCAGCAGGCCTCCCGCGGTCAGCTGCCAGCCGGTGAGGGCCAGCGGCCCGACGCCCTCGGGGCGGCCCCAGCGCTGGGTGAGCACCGTGCCGGTCGACATCGACGCCGTGGAGGCGACGGCCGCCAGCAGACCGAGCGTGTCCAGCGACCCGGCCGCCTTCAGCACGACGAGGCTGACGCCGAACGCGGCCACGGCCCCGGTCACCAGCGTGCGCGCCGACGGCCGCTGCCCGAGCAGCAGGACCGACAGGCCGGCCACGAACAGCGGCCCGGCCGAGCCGACCACCGCCGCCAGCCCGCCGGGCAGCCGGTACGCGGAGAGGAACAGCAGCGGGAAGAAGGCGCCGATGTTCAGAGCGCCGAGCACCGCCGCCTTCCACCACCAGGCGCCGCGCGGCAGCACCCGGGCGAGGGCGAACAGCAGCAGGCCGGCGGGCAAGGCGCGCACCAGGGCGGTGAACAGGGGGCGGTCGGGCGGGAGGAACTGGGTGGTGACCGCGTAGGTCGTGCCCCAGGAGACGGGCGCGAGGGCGGTGAGGGTGATGAGGGCCGGTCGGGAGATGGCCATGGGAAGCACCCTTCGAAGTAGGTCGGCAGAAAGTAGCTTACTGCTAAGCAACTTTCAGTCAAGCTACTTTCTTGCGGGTCACCGAGAGGCGGTCGATACTCGTGACATGAGCGAACGCCCGGAGCAGCGCAAGGACCCCGTCGACGCGATCATCGGCCAGTGGGCGACGGTCCGGCCCGACCTCGACACCGCCGCCATGGAGGTCTTCGGCCGGATCAACCGGCTCTCGCACGCGATCGGCGAGCGGGTGGGCCAGGCCTATGCGAAGTTCGGCGTCTCACGCGGGGAGTTCGACGTCCTGGCGACCCTGCGCCGCTCCGGCGAGCCCTACACGCTCTCGCCCCGGCAGCTCTCCGCGACGCTGATGCTCACCACCGGCGGCATGACGGGACGCCTGGACAAGCTGGAGCGGGCGGGGCTGCTGCGCCGCTCCCCCGACCCGCACGACCGGCGCGGGCTGCAGGTCACGCTCACGGACGAGGGACTCGCACTGGTCGACGAGGCGGTCGGAGCGGGGCTGGCGGTGCAGACGGAGGCCCTGTCAGTCCTGGGCGCGGAGCGGGCCGGGCAGCTGGCCGGTCTGCTGCGGGACCTGCTGGCCGGGACGGACAGGTCCTGACACGTCGAGGGCGCCGTCGCGGATGTCGCGACGGCGCCCTCGACGAGGAACGCGGATCAGGCCTTGACTTCGCTCTTCGCCTCGGCCTTGGTGGCGATGTTGGAGCTGGTCGGGTCCTTCTTCTTGTGCGTCTTGTCGCCGATCACCACCAGTGCGTGGATGACCAGGTACAGCGCGATCGGGGCCACGACGAAGAGGCCCAGCGTCTCGATGACGCTCAGGCCCGGGCCGGGGTCGTCACCGTCGTCGCGGGTGAGCGCGCTCGCGGGGGACGACATGAGCAGCATCATCAGCGTCGTACCGGCTGCCAGGGCGCCGGCGCGCAGGGCGTTCTTCTTGTCCACGGTGTCAAAATATCCAACGCCGACCAGGGACGCGCGCCCGGGGTGCCGTAAGAGGCCCTCGGCTCATGACCCACCGTCCCCGACCTCGTGCCCGTCGCCCCTGAGCACCTCCATCAGCGCGCGCAGCCGCGGCGAGGCCGCCAGGTCCTCCAGCGTCACCGGCCGTCCCTGCGCGTCCGCGATCGGCAGGCGCCAGTTCGGATACTGG contains these protein-coding regions:
- a CDS encoding sigma-70 family RNA polymerase sigma factor, whose amino-acid sequence is MLRGRARRAREAHTATGDDPRDAAGPLGGDETSSEAGRLSNAGQAAAADPLDAAQERRVRAVLALGGVPQADLPDGVQQVRLRLLERAASGREAPRDVSAWAAVVASNLAMDWHRAKRRQERLGERLAALRQPAEHPSGEDSSVLSVAVAQGLDELPDAQRQVVVLRFYADLPVRSIADQLGVPEGTVKSRLHTAVRALRARLHEDEVV
- a CDS encoding MarR family winged helix-turn-helix transcriptional regulator, which gives rise to MSERPEQRKDPVDAIIGQWATVRPDLDTAAMEVFGRINRLSHAIGERVGQAYAKFGVSRGEFDVLATLRRSGEPYTLSPRQLSATLMLTTGGMTGRLDKLERAGLLRRSPDPHDRRGLQVTLTDEGLALVDEAVGAGLAVQTEALSVLGAERAGQLAGLLRDLLAGTDRS
- a CDS encoding EamA family transporter, producing MAISRPALITLTALAPVSWGTTYAVTTQFLPPDRPLFTALVRALPAGLLLFALARVLPRGAWWWKAAVLGALNIGAFFPLLFLSAYRLPGGLAAVVGSAGPLFVAGLSVLLLGQRPSARTLVTGAVAAFGVSLVVLKAAGSLDTLGLLAAVASTASMSTGTVLTQRWGRPEGVGPLALTGWQLTAGGLLIAPLAFLVEGAPPALDGPAVGGYLYLAVANTALAYWLWFRGIGRMTATQVTFLGPLSPLTAAVVGWAALGQALTPVQLVGMGLAFGATVAGQFVTRPPRTPGPAGRNATAVPIGSSARR
- a CDS encoding S8 family serine peptidase, which translates into the protein MTPPTPRDQISGPRRVARIAVAAGLVAALSAAGPIPMAFSADGPGADAPAEPSVKSAHAKLGSDDADLLAEAKADGDKTVTMMIATAPGKTEQVAGQLDAVKGGSVGRADDKLGYVRATVPTAKADSAIAAAAKLSSVHGIDLREEIPLDDPAPSADTAKGAKAAKGTYPAPGKKTPAENPYNPSFETGAVDFVEDHPKADGRGVTIGILDSGVDLGHPALQKTTTGERKIVDWVTATDPIIDNDNTWRPMVSAVSGPAFTYQGQSYKAPAGSYAVSLFKESYTTGGDAAGDANRDGDTTDVWGVLYDAAAGTVRVDLNNNNDFADDAPMKPYKDGHQVGYFGTDNPATDVAERQPFVVEIRKDVPMDPLGGTWVGKKSDFVNIGVIESEHGTHVAGITAANGLFGGKMDGAAPGAKLVSSRACTWSGGCTNVALTEGMIDLVTKRGVDIVNMSIGGLPALNDGNNARAELYTRLIDTYGVQLVISAGNSGPGANTIGDPALAEKVISVGASVSKETWAANYGSVVEKKYAMMPFSSRGPREDGGFTPTLVAPGAAINTIQTWMPGQPVAEAGYALPAGYGMLQGTSMASPQAAGASALLISAAKQKKIDLTPATLRTALTSTADHIKGVQAYEEGAGLMNIPDAWDAIRDDATSHSYTVKAPVDTAIDQFLKTPGFGTGLYDREGGLKAGQKKTYEITLTRTSGADKAIRHELHFENNAGGTFRIVGSDEVKLPLNQPVTVKVQAAPKSAGIKSAILEVDDPKTEGIDRQVLSTAVVSTPLKFTTSAKNSVQRNSSHHYFVTVPEGAKTLEVAMSGLKDKSQTRFISIHPYGVPSDPTSTINCYPNYTNPANTCRPDVRSYANPLPGVWEIEVESRRTSPLLDNPYKLDVAVLGAAFDPETVTVPEAKVGTPAAASWKVTNGFAALDGKLVGGPLGSAKATRPSIKQGETQTTTVEVPAGAKSLDVAIGGVSDTAADLDLAVYDASGTQVGSSADGDSEESVSIPSPAAGKYSIEVVGYSVPAGTTEYDYQDVFFSPSLGSVSVDGSAPVKLGTGDSATVSGSVTAAAAAPEGREFFGQVQLVNARGTVAGLGSVKIEKVLP
- a CDS encoding aspartate-semialdehyde dehydrogenase, with product MRVGIVGATGQVGTVMRRILTERNFPVTELRLFASARSAGTELDGVTVEDAATADYTGLDIVLFSAGGATSKALAEKVASQGAVVIDNSSAWRKHPEVPLVVSEVNPHAIKDRPKGIIANPNCTTMAAMPVLRPLHDEAGLEALVVATYQAVSGSGLAGVAELHGQAQKVVADAEKLTHDGEAVDFPEPGVYKRPIAFNVLPLAGSIVDDGLNETDEEQKLRNESRKILEIPGLKVSGTCVRVPVFSGHSLQINARFARPISAERATELLKDAPGVELSDIPTPLQAAGKDPSYVGRIRSDETVDNGLALFVSNDNLRKGAALNAVQIAELVAAELKG
- a CDS encoding DUF1203 domain-containing protein — translated: MTTTPTTAATTTTATTHTARPIAPRALEELRTTDDAGRPTTPFTDTEGGAPLRCCLRRSEPGERIALVSYAPLRRWAAETAAAPGAYDEVGPVFIHAQPCDGPAGASLPFTGAHRTVRRYSAQGHILGGRLVGEPDGFEQALTEAFDDPAVALVHVRAVEYGCFLYEVRRDYGAGRG
- the pepN gene encoding aminopeptidase N, which codes for MPGTNLTREEAQQRAQLLAVESYGIELDLSGAQEGGTYRSVTTVRFDVTAENGAESFIDLVAPAVHEVTLNGDSLDPAEVFADSRIALPGLLQGRNILRVVADCAYTNTGEGLHRFVDPVDDQAYLYTQFEVPDARRVFASFEQPDLKATFQFTVKAPEGWTVISNSPTPEPQDNVWEFEPTPRISSYITALIVGPYHSVHSVYEKDGQSVPLGIYCRPSLAEYLDSDAIFEVTRQGFEWFQEKFDYAYPFEKYDQLFVPEFNAGAMENAGAVTIRDQYVFRSKVTDAAYETRAETILHELAHMWFGDLVTMEWWNDLWLNESFATYTSIACQAAHPESRWPHSWTTFANSMKTWAYRQDQLPSTHPIMAEINDLDDVLVNFDGITYAKGASVLKQLVAYVGEDEFFRGVQAYFKAHAYGNTRLSDLLGALETTSGRDLKAWSKAWLETAGINVLRPEIETDSNGVITSFSIRQEAPALPAGAKGEPTLRPHRIAVGLYELDDDSGKLVRDERIELDVDGELTAVPQLVGRRRPAVILLNDDDLSYAKVRLDEQSLAFVTEHLGDFESSLPRALCWASAWDMTRDAQLAARDYLSLVLSGIGKESDIGVVQSLQRQVKLAIDLYADPAAREALLARWTDATLAHLRAAAPGSDHQLAWARAFAATARTPEQLDVLDALLDGSQTVEGLVVDTELRWAFVQRLAAVGRFDEAEIAGEYERDRTAAGERHAATARAARPTEEAKAEAWASVVDSDKLPNAVQEAVIGGFVQTDQREVLAPYADRYFEVVKDIWQSRSHEMAQQIAVGLYPTVQVSQETLDKTDAWLASAEPSAALRRLVSESRAGVERALRAQRADAAAGE